A window of Cryptomeria japonica chromosome 3, Sugi_1.0, whole genome shotgun sequence contains these coding sequences:
- the LOC131874056 gene encoding uncharacterized protein LOC131874056, producing the protein MPVNGRGWVQSSSSSGFEETWKQPSEGWWKINLDGASKGNPRPSGVRFIVRDWKGDVVALDAQKLNPGTNNIVEASVALIAIRFCRKIGVIKLHLEGDSLIIIQTIMKGTIKAWHLQNSILSIVEELNNFEDFRVSHIRRTGNVEADILSKWALTFNEIGELRFEDLRHINIEF; encoded by the coding sequence ATGCCCGTTAATGGGCGTGGTTGGGTTCAATCTAGCTCTTCTTCTGGATTTGAGGAGACTTGGAAGCAACCTTCAGAGGGGTGGTGGAAAATTAATTTAGATGGTGCATCTAAAGGTAATCCTAGACCTTCTGGAGTGCGATTCATTGTCCGAGATTGGAAAGGGGATGTGGTAGCTTTGGATGCTCAAAAACTCAACCCAGGAACAAATAATATTGTTGAAGCCTCAGTTGCTTTGATTGCAATTAGATTTTGTAGGAAGATTGGTGTTATAAAATTGCACTTGGAGGGGGATTCCCTAATCATTATCCAGACTATAATGAAGGGTACAATTAAGGCATGGCATCTACAGAATTCAATCCTAAGTATTGTGGAAGAGTTAAACAACTTTGAAGATTTCCGGGTAAGTCATATTAGAAGGACGGGAAATGTGGAGGCGGACATTCTTTCTAAGTGGGCCTTAACCTTTAATGAGATAGGCGAATTGAGATTCGAGGACCTACGACACATAAATATTGAGTTTTAA